The Rickettsiales bacterium genome includes a region encoding these proteins:
- the leuC gene encoding 3-isopropylmalate dehydratase large subunit, producing the protein MPRTLFDKIWENHLVHTQDDGTCLIYIDRHLVHEVTSPQAFEGLRTAGRKVRRPDATLAVPDHNVPTTPERKQGVIKDETSRLQVQTLADNAEEFGITHYAMDDKRQGIVHIVGPEQGFTQPGMTIVCGDSHTSTHGAFGALAFGIGTSEVEHVLATQTLIQRRAKNMLVRVDGKLPVGVTAKDIVLAIIGKIGTAGGTGYVIEYAGEAIRELSMEGRMTVCNMTIEAGARAGLIAPDEKTFEYLKGRPQAPQDADWEKAVTYWKTLPSDAGAKYDAEVILNAGDIVPQVTWGTSPEDVLPITASVPAGDTPSKARALEYMGLKAGQKLTDIAIDKVFIGSCTNGRIEDLREAAKFAKGRKVASNVKLAMVVPGSGLVKEQAEKEGLDKIFLEAGFEWREPGCSMCLAMNADKLSDGERCASTSNRNFEGRQGRGGRTHLLSPAMAVAAAVTGKLADARELE; encoded by the coding sequence ATGCCTAGAACTCTTTTTGATAAAATATGGGAAAATCATCTTGTCCATACTCAGGATGACGGTACTTGTTTAATCTATATAGATAGGCATTTGGTTCATGAGGTAACAAGTCCGCAAGCTTTTGAGGGGTTGCGCACCGCTGGACGCAAAGTACGTCGCCCTGACGCTACGCTTGCTGTTCCTGACCATAATGTTCCAACCACGCCAGAGCGTAAGCAAGGAGTGATAAAAGACGAGACTTCCCGATTGCAAGTGCAGACATTAGCCGATAACGCCGAGGAGTTTGGCATAACCCATTACGCGATGGATGATAAGCGGCAGGGAATAGTTCATATAGTAGGTCCTGAGCAAGGTTTTACCCAACCAGGTATGACCATAGTTTGTGGTGACTCACATACCAGCACACATGGAGCTTTTGGCGCACTTGCTTTTGGTATAGGAACTTCTGAGGTAGAGCATGTTCTTGCTACCCAAACCCTTATTCAACGCCGTGCGAAAAATATGTTAGTTCGGGTTGATGGCAAACTACCAGTAGGAGTTACCGCGAAAGACATAGTTCTTGCGATTATTGGGAAAATAGGAACCGCCGGTGGTACTGGTTATGTTATAGAATATGCTGGTGAGGCGATAAGAGAGCTTTCTATGGAAGGGCGGATGACGGTTTGCAATATGACGATAGAAGCCGGAGCGCGCGCTGGTCTTATCGCTCCTGACGAAAAAACATTTGAGTATCTGAAAGGAAGACCACAAGCGCCGCAAGACGCTGACTGGGAAAAAGCTGTTACTTACTGGAAGACTTTGCCTTCTGATGCTGGTGCTAAATATGACGCGGAGGTTATATTAAATGCTGGCGATATAGTACCACAAGTAACATGGGGGACTTCACCGGAAGATGTGCTGCCAATTACCGCCTCCGTCCCCGCTGGGGATACACCAAGTAAAGCGCGCGCTCTTGAGTATATGGGGCTTAAAGCCGGACAGAAGCTTACTGATATAGCAATAGATAAGGTATTCATCGGTTCTTGTACTAATGGTCGCATTGAGGATTTACGGGAAGCGGCAAAATTCGCCAAAGGGCGCAAGGTGGCAAGCAATGTGAAACTGGCTATGGTAGTACCGGGTTCAGGACTCGTAAAAGAGCAAGCGGAGAAAGAAGGTCTTGATAAGATATTTTTAGAGGCTGGCTTTGAATGGCGTGAGCCGGGTTGCTCTATGTGTCTTGCCATGAACGCCGATAAGCTTTCTGATGGTGAACGTTGTGCTTCTACCTCTAATCGTAATTTTGAGGGAAGACAGGGTCGTGGCGGGCGTACCCACCTACTATCACCGGCGATGGCGGTTGCCGCGGCGGTTACAGGTAAGCTTGCGGATGCTAGGGAGTTGGAATAA
- the rplS gene encoding 50S ribosomal protein L19 translates to MNLLQKIEQENMEKLAEGKEIDDFAQGDTVKVGVRIIEGNTERTQIFEGVCIAKKNAGVRSSFTVRKISHGEGVERVFPTYSPRVESVKVVRRGVVRRAKLYYLRGLTGKAARIAEKRDNKK, encoded by the coding sequence ATGAATTTATTGCAGAAGATTGAACAAGAAAATATGGAAAAACTTGCTGAAGGCAAGGAAATAGATGACTTCGCGCAAGGTGATACCGTAAAGGTTGGTGTTCGCATTATTGAGGGAAACACCGAACGTACCCAGATTTTTGAAGGTGTGTGCATAGCAAAGAAAAACGCTGGTGTTCGTTCGTCATTTACTGTTCGTAAAATCAGTCACGGTGAAGGTGTTGAGAGGGTGTTTCCTACCTACTCTCCACGTGTTGAGAGTGTGAAAGTGGTGCGCAGAGGTGTTGTTCGCCGCGCTAAACTTTACTATCTACGTGGTCTTACCGGCAAAGCGGCTCGTATCGCTGAAAAACGTGACAATAAGAAATAA
- the trmD gene encoding tRNA (guanosine(37)-N1)-methyltransferase TrmD, with protein sequence MTEQISPIFSTVVLTLFPEMFPGSLGHSLAGKALEQGIWSLKTLQIRDFATDKHKTVDDKPFGGGAGMVMKPDVIDAAIKHAKTLLPPTTNHQPPTIIYPSPRGKPLTQSMVEKLKDTQPIIVCGRFEGIDQRVIDHHNMQEISLGDFILSGGEIAAMAIIDSCVRLLDGVIGNSETLLQESFNNNEEFTRLLEYPHYTRPSVWKGMSVPEVLLSGNHKEILRWRLEQAREITQARRPDLVGMGKDK encoded by the coding sequence ATGACTGAACAGATTTCCCCCATCTTCTCCACAGTTGTCCTAACACTTTTTCCTGAGATGTTTCCGGGCAGTTTGGGGCATTCATTAGCTGGTAAAGCCTTAGAGCAAGGCATATGGTCGCTGAAAACCTTACAGATTCGTGATTTTGCCACCGACAAACATAAAACCGTTGATGATAAACCTTTTGGTGGTGGGGCGGGTATGGTGATGAAACCGGACGTAATTGATGCCGCCATCAAACACGCCAAAACCCTGTTACCACCAACCACCAACCACCAGCCACCAACTATTATTTACCCTTCCCCACGCGGCAAACCACTTACTCAATCTATGGTTGAAAAATTAAAAGATACACAACCAATAATAGTATGCGGCCGTTTTGAGGGAATTGATCAGAGGGTGATAGACCACCATAATATGCAAGAAATAAGTCTTGGTGACTTTATATTATCTGGTGGTGAAATAGCGGCAATGGCTATTATTGACTCTTGTGTACGCCTGCTTGATGGGGTAATAGGCAATAGCGAGACCCTGCTTCAAGAAAGTTTCAACAATAATGAAGAATTTACTAGACTATTAGAATATCCGCATTATACTCGCCCATCCGTTTGGAAAGGAATGTCTGTACCTGAGGTACTGCTTTCTGGTAATCATAAGGAAATTCTACGGTGGCGACTTGAGCAGGCTAGAGAAATCACACAGGCTCGTCGTCCTGACTTGGTGGGCATGGGCAAAGATAAGTGA
- a CDS encoding SulP family inorganic anion transporter: protein MNLSLFKNFKTEVLSGLTVALALVPEAVAFAFIAGVQPLVGLYAAFMVGLITSTFGGRPGMISGATGALAVVMVSLVKNHGVEYLFAAVILMGILQFSAGLLRLGKFIRMVPYPVMLGFVNGLAIVIFLAQLGQFKTINDNGEMAWMKNEAIFTMLFIVAITMSIIYLMPKITGKFPAPLAGILVASLLVIFVGIDTRTVGDLASIAGGFPSFHIPSVPLNLETLYIIFPYSIILAAIGLIESLLTLTLIDEMTETRGRNSRECAAQGIANICTGFFGGMGGCAMIGQSMINIKSGGRGRLAGIAAALFLLSFILFASDWIEMIPVAALVGVMFMVVIGTFEWSSLRIIHKIPKSDAFVLVLVSTVTVFTDLAIAVIVGVIVSALVFAWESARHIYVEAQSENEKTKTYILHGQLFFASINKFSRLFDPKNDPEDVIIDFRYSRVWDHSALEAIDSLAERYIKNGTKLHLKHLSSDCRDLLYKAGNMIEQDKDDDPHYRVVVDYKTHPPKTVG, encoded by the coding sequence GTGAATTTATCTCTTTTCAAAAATTTCAAAACAGAAGTGCTGTCGGGACTTACGGTTGCTTTAGCTCTTGTTCCTGAGGCGGTTGCTTTCGCGTTTATAGCTGGTGTTCAACCACTTGTCGGTCTTTACGCGGCTTTTATGGTTGGATTGATTACCTCCACGTTTGGCGGCAGACCTGGTATGATTTCAGGAGCGACCGGCGCATTGGCGGTAGTTATGGTGAGCTTGGTTAAAAATCATGGCGTTGAATATTTGTTTGCCGCTGTTATCTTGATGGGAATATTACAATTCTCAGCCGGTCTTCTTAGGCTTGGGAAATTCATACGCATGGTGCCATATCCGGTTATGCTTGGATTTGTCAATGGTTTGGCGATTGTGATATTCCTAGCTCAACTCGGTCAATTCAAAACTATAAATGATAATGGTGAAATGGCATGGATGAAAAATGAGGCAATATTTACAATGCTTTTTATTGTCGCCATTACTATGTCTATTATCTACTTAATGCCAAAAATTACGGGAAAATTTCCCGCTCCTCTAGCTGGAATACTTGTTGCGTCGCTACTGGTTATTTTTGTGGGTATAGATACTCGTACGGTTGGTGACTTAGCTTCAATAGCTGGTGGTTTTCCCAGCTTTCACATACCATCCGTACCTCTTAATTTAGAAACGTTATATATAATATTTCCGTACTCTATAATACTTGCCGCTATAGGACTTATAGAATCTCTTCTTACCTTGACATTAATAGATGAAATGACAGAGACCAGAGGTCGCAACAGCCGTGAGTGCGCCGCTCAAGGAATCGCCAATATCTGTACTGGATTTTTTGGTGGCATGGGTGGTTGTGCTATGATCGGACAAAGCATGATAAACATAAAATCTGGGGGCAGAGGAAGACTTGCTGGAATAGCCGCCGCTCTTTTCCTATTATCGTTCATATTATTCGCTTCTGACTGGATAGAGATGATTCCGGTCGCTGCGTTGGTTGGGGTTATGTTCATGGTAGTTATAGGTACTTTTGAGTGGTCATCGCTAAGAATTATCCATAAAATACCTAAATCAGACGCTTTTGTGCTTGTACTTGTTTCTACGGTGACTGTGTTTACCGATCTCGCTATCGCTGTTATCGTTGGCGTAATAGTTTCCGCTTTAGTTTTCGCTTGGGAGTCGGCACGCCATATTTATGTGGAAGCACAATCCGAAAATGAAAAAACTAAAACTTATATATTACATGGGCAGCTTTTCTTCGCCTCAATAAATAAATTCAGTAGACTATTTGACCCAAAAAATGACCCTGAGGATGTGATAATTGACTTCCGTTATTCCCGTGTATGGGATCATTCAGCGCTTGAGGCAATTGACTCACTAGCTGAGCGCTATATAAAAAACGGAACAAAACTACATTTGAAACATTTGAGTTCTGACTGCCGTGACCTACTGTATAAGGCGGGAAATATGATAGAGCAGGATAAAGATGATGACCCACATTATCGGGTAGTGGTAGATTACAAAACTCACCCTCCGAAAACGGTGGGGTAG
- a CDS encoding aspartate-semialdehyde dehydrogenase has translation MSDFELMLKDYRLTTAEILYHLPDHPSLLQSFVWQNLDIAPRFPVLKKFLDFWEDEIEGKLHSVKVAAIPVIAPSNFIYCNERITIH, from the coding sequence ATGTCTGATTTTGAGTTGATGCTTAAAGATTACCGGCTAACCACCGCTGAAATACTATATCATCTGCCGGATCATCCGTCTTTGTTGCAGAGCTTTGTTTGGCAAAATTTAGATATAGCGCCAAGGTTTCCAGTTCTTAAAAAATTCTTAGATTTTTGGGAGGATGAGATAGAAGGTAAGTTGCATTCTGTGAAAGTAGCGGCGATACCGGTTATAGCGCCATCAAATTTTATTTATTGCAATGAGCGTATCACCATTCACTAA
- the yaaA gene encoding peroxide stress protein YaaA translates to MILLLSPSKTINNIELDKVNIATYIPEFITKSEQLIKILRKKPTDDLVNLMSISNKLAILNKNRYENFTTPFTKKNSHPAILSFQGDVYEGIEVKKYQKKDFEFAQKHLRIISGLYGLLKPLDLIQPYRLEMGTKLKNESGKDLYEFWNDSITEAINFELKSHKEKTIINLASQEYFKAIKPQLLAGKLVNIVFKERQGKELKIIGLFAKRARGKMANFIIRNHLEKPEELLRFNDDGYKFSDRLSDEHNYVFTRNKPVQSKK, encoded by the coding sequence ATGATTTTACTATTATCACCCTCAAAAACTATTAATAATATAGAATTAGACAAGGTAAACATCGCTACTTATATACCAGAATTTATTACCAAATCAGAGCAGCTTATCAAAATACTACGCAAAAAACCCACTGATGATTTGGTTAATTTAATGTCAATAAGCAATAAATTAGCAATTCTTAACAAAAATCGTTATGAAAATTTTACAACCCCGTTTACCAAGAAAAACTCCCATCCGGCTATTCTAAGTTTTCAGGGTGATGTATATGAGGGAATAGAAGTAAAAAAATATCAAAAAAAAGATTTTGAGTTTGCCCAAAAGCACTTGCGTATAATATCAGGTCTTTATGGTCTGCTAAAACCACTGGATCTTATCCAGCCATACCGACTTGAGATGGGAACAAAACTTAAAAACGAATCCGGAAAAGATTTATATGAGTTCTGGAACGATAGTATAACAGAAGCGATAAACTTTGAACTAAAAAGCCATAAAGAAAAAACTATAATCAACCTAGCCTCACAAGAATATTTCAAAGCGATAAAACCGCAACTTCTCGCCGGTAAACTTGTGAATATAGTGTTTAAGGAAAGGCAAGGAAAAGAACTGAAAATAATTGGTCTTTTCGCTAAAAGAGCACGTGGTAAAATGGCTAATTTCATAATAAGGAATCACCTAGAAAAGCCAGAAGAATTGCTCAGATTTAATGATGATGGTTATAAGTTCTCGGATAGATTATCTGACGAACATAACTATGTTTTTACCAGAAACAAGCCGGTACAAAGTAAGAAATAA
- a CDS encoding pilus assembly protein, protein MRKINILSLYKDKEGSAILEFAFVAPVFFLLFFGITEFGLFMYHKVVIEGIASKIARLSSTGVDSDPVCSSSADRIAYIKCVVEHNTDSLMDKDKIVFQTNLLSGGGTVTPDICMDGGTPSSSPSSCTTFEEINGVAGYQGLGASALTNGGEIIEVRISYPWQVKFPIMADFFGDKGVVMITASTVIKNEPFGIIN, encoded by the coding sequence ATGAGAAAAATAAACATATTATCGCTTTATAAGGATAAAGAAGGTTCCGCCATTCTAGAATTTGCTTTTGTCGCTCCTGTGTTCTTTCTCCTGTTTTTTGGGATTACCGAGTTCGGTTTGTTTATGTATCACAAGGTGGTAATAGAAGGAATTGCAAGCAAAATAGCTCGTCTTTCTTCCACAGGTGTTGATAGTGATCCGGTATGTAGTAGCTCTGCCGACCGTATAGCTTATATTAAATGTGTGGTGGAGCACAATACTGATAGTTTGATGGATAAGGATAAGATAGTGTTTCAAACTAATCTGCTGTCTGGAGGAGGAACAGTAACCCCTGATATTTGCATGGATGGCGGGACTCCAAGCAGCAGCCCATCTAGCTGTACTACATTTGAGGAAATAAATGGTGTTGCCGGTTATCAGGGTCTTGGAGCCAGTGCTCTAACCAATGGGGGGGAGATCATAGAAGTTCGTATCTCATATCCGTGGCAGGTTAAGTTTCCGATAATGGCGGATTTTTTTGGTGATAAAGGGGTGGTTATGATCACGGCATCAACAGTTATTAAGAATGAGCCTTTTGGAATAATAAATTAG
- a CDS encoding TadE/TadG family type IV pilus assembly protein: MTKNRKNLIYDAGGMALVEFAILLPILLVLFFGSVEVARYIIGFQKFERATYSVSNIMTQYLPITYKDGPLEIDLDAINNEIIPQFGNNMEGYSDPLDRIILLSSISKTKPGGNNDTITVNWQVAGGGDLANADTRSILNGANAIIFKPSLNGNGSDNGIAAGSHPTFPTFSGQPLMNGALSGMEVGENMLIVEAFYKYEPIASKILGGLGVGNIGEHTMKSVIYSRPRNGDLLTLVRPAPPSVIPGPVHSWEGCYTIDKPYNNCTTTGTPETGTQTVCWTCTGEKYCQYCTITFASPDDTVGSKVCNPAEFRNRTGCTSTTTQTPGTGTGSGGGGDPYPPPSEG, encoded by the coding sequence ATGACTAAAAATAGAAAAAATTTAATATATGATGCCGGTGGTATGGCACTGGTAGAGTTCGCCATATTATTGCCGATATTGCTTGTATTATTTTTTGGCTCTGTTGAGGTGGCTAGATATATAATCGGCTTTCAGAAATTTGAGCGCGCGACATATTCTGTTTCTAACATAATGACTCAATATCTGCCGATTACCTATAAGGATGGTCCTCTGGAAATAGATTTGGACGCGATAAATAATGAAATAATTCCGCAGTTTGGAAATAATATGGAGGGGTATAGTGATCCATTAGATAGGATAATACTTCTAAGTTCAATCAGTAAAACCAAACCGGGGGGTAACAATGATACTATTACCGTGAATTGGCAGGTAGCTGGTGGGGGTGATCTAGCAAATGCTGATACGAGAAGCATTTTGAATGGTGCTAACGCTATTATTTTCAAGCCTTCTTTGAATGGGAACGGTTCGGATAATGGTATTGCGGCCGGATCGCATCCAACTTTTCCTACATTTTCAGGGCAGCCTTTGATGAATGGCGCGTTGAGTGGCATGGAAGTCGGTGAGAATATGCTTATTGTTGAAGCTTTTTATAAGTATGAGCCAATAGCTAGTAAAATACTCGGAGGTTTAGGCGTTGGTAATATAGGTGAGCATACTATGAAGTCAGTTATTTATTCACGTCCGCGTAACGGCGATCTTCTGACTTTAGTACGTCCGGCCCCTCCTTCAGTCATACCAGGTCCGGTACATAGCTGGGAAGGCTGTTATACAATAGATAAGCCTTATAATAATTGCACTACAACCGGTACCCCAGAGACGGGGACTCAGACAGTATGCTGGACATGTACAGGGGAGAAATATTGTCAGTATTGTACTATAACTTTTGCGAGCCCTGATGATACTGTTGGTTCAAAAGTTTGTAATCCCGCTGAGTTTCGTAACCGTACTGGATGCACGTCCACCACCACTCAGACACCAGGAACCGGCACTGGTAGTGGAGGTGGTGGTGATCCATACCCGCCACCATCAGAAGGTTGA
- a CDS encoding VWA domain-containing protein, translated as MFNKKKILLSFLYCERGNVIIMTGLFIMALFAIAGAGLDFGRAYLFKTKYQQALDLAGLAAANPAKNNPDIADRQTAANMYYNLNFPASYLGKTRPSFTLTQNTLNMEISGNTSLDTNFIGTVGQDKLKLSAASKVDIPGKAPKFDVILVLDVSDSMDWQFDGDKCTQFATTPCNDNDGNPATAGYPYCYDTTGNYYSCAYASRFHALTIAAKALSDTLLDDTGSSPNRVAAVTWNDQLVEVNDFVNKTTGSTSIPNFLSYYNNTKIKGATDSTKGLEAAKSKATEFRADTVRVVVLLTDGENNGGKPGHDLDIDNASIAICNELKAMTPPTIIYTIALGDIVKKDIDGNFINTGGVAVEQFLRTCASGNVVNNLNKYYFVAPDGTQLKNIFTAIAENIQKLRITN; from the coding sequence ATGTTTAACAAGAAAAAAATATTGTTGTCTTTTCTATATTGTGAGCGTGGAAATGTGATAATAATGACAGGATTGTTTATTATGGCTTTGTTTGCCATCGCTGGGGCTGGTCTTGATTTTGGTAGGGCTTACCTATTTAAGACAAAATATCAGCAGGCACTTGATCTAGCTGGTCTTGCCGCCGCCAATCCCGCCAAGAATAACCCTGACATCGCTGACAGACAGACAGCGGCTAATATGTATTATAACCTTAACTTTCCTGCGAGTTATCTCGGTAAAACTAGACCTTCTTTTACATTAACCCAAAATACCCTTAATATGGAGATAAGTGGAAATACCTCTCTTGATACTAATTTTATTGGGACTGTAGGGCAGGATAAGCTAAAACTTTCCGCTGCTAGTAAAGTTGATATACCAGGAAAAGCTCCTAAGTTTGATGTAATATTGGTGCTTGATGTATCTGATTCAATGGACTGGCAGTTTGACGGTGATAAGTGTACTCAATTCGCAACCACTCCATGTAATGATAATGATGGCAATCCAGCTACGGCAGGTTACCCGTATTGTTATGATACTACAGGAAATTATTATTCTTGTGCTTATGCTTCCCGTTTCCATGCTCTTACAATAGCAGCAAAAGCTCTTAGTGATACTTTGCTTGATGACACTGGAAGTTCTCCAAATAGGGTTGCTGCCGTAACTTGGAATGATCAGTTGGTTGAGGTTAATGATTTTGTTAATAAAACCACTGGTTCAACTAGTATACCTAATTTCCTCAGCTATTATAACAATACAAAGATAAAGGGCGCGACTGACAGCACTAAAGGGCTTGAAGCTGCTAAATCTAAGGCTACGGAGTTCAGAGCGGATACTGTACGTGTTGTGGTATTACTTACTGATGGTGAGAATAATGGTGGTAAGCCAGGTCACGACCTTGATATAGATAACGCTAGCATAGCGATTTGTAACGAGTTAAAAGCCATGACACCGCCAACTATTATTTATACTATAGCGCTTGGTGATATTGTAAAAAAAGATATTGATGGTAATTTTATAAATACAGGTGGGGTAGCGGTTGAGCAATTCCTAAGAACCTGTGCCTCTGGTAATGTCGTCAATAATCTTAACAAATACTATTTTGTCGCCCCTGATGGAACCCAATTGAAAAATATTTTTACCGCTATAGCTGAGAATATTCAAAAGCTGCGCATTACTAATTAA
- a CDS encoding UDP-glucuronic acid decarboxylase family protein, producing the protein MKNILIAGGAGFIGSHLSVLLAGQGNRVFIVDNFFTGRRENVESLLKRNDVSLIEHDIIEPFAGINDIKFDEIYNLACPASPIHYQPDPVRTMMVNVLGMKNLLELAKEHNAKILQTSTSEVYGNPKIHPQSESYLGNVNIIGPRACYDEGKRAAETLCFDYHRRYGVNIKVVRIFNTYGSLMREDDGRVVSNFICQALTGKPITIYGNGSQTRSFCYIDDMVDGIVKMMESKDGFTGPVNLGNPDEFTIEELAEKILEKTGSDSPLNYKPLPQDDPLQRQPDIKLAKEKLGWQPKMSLDRGLDKTIAYFKEKIVN; encoded by the coding sequence ATGAAAAATATTTTAATCGCCGGTGGCGCTGGTTTTATAGGTTCCCATTTAAGCGTCTTACTTGCCGGTCAGGGTAATAGAGTTTTTATTGTTGATAATTTTTTCACCGGCAGACGTGAGAATGTAGAATCTCTATTGAAGCGGAATGACGTATCACTTATTGAGCACGATATAATTGAGCCATTTGCTGGAATTAATGATATAAAGTTTGACGAGATATATAATCTCGCCTGTCCGGCTTCTCCAATCCACTACCAGCCAGATCCAGTGCGTACCATGATGGTGAATGTTCTTGGCATGAAAAATTTACTAGAGCTTGCTAAGGAACATAACGCTAAAATATTGCAAACATCAACCAGTGAGGTTTACGGTAATCCTAAAATTCATCCTCAGTCGGAAAGCTATCTTGGTAATGTTAATATAATAGGACCACGCGCTTGCTATGATGAGGGTAAAAGAGCCGCTGAGACTTTATGTTTTGATTATCATCGTCGGTATGGAGTTAACATAAAGGTGGTAAGAATATTTAATACTTACGGGTCATTAATGCGTGAGGATGACGGGCGGGTAGTGTCCAATTTTATCTGTCAGGCATTGACAGGAAAACCGATAACTATATACGGTAACGGTTCACAAACCCGCTCTTTCTGTTACATTGATGACATGGTAGACGGTATAGTAAAAATGATGGAAAGTAAGGATGGTTTTACTGGTCCGGTAAATCTCGGTAATCCTGATGAGTTTACTATTGAGGAACTGGCGGAAAAAATACTGGAAAAAACCGGCAGCGACTCACCGCTTAATTATAAGCCATTACCACAGGATGACCCGTTGCAGCGACAGCCAGATATCAAGTTAGCTAAGGAAAAGCTCGGTTGGCAACCCAAAATGTCTCTTGATAGAGGGCTAGATAAAACAATAGCTTATTTCAAAGAGAAAATTGTTAATTGA
- a CDS encoding electron transfer flavoprotein subunit beta/FixA family protein: MKILVPIKRVVDYNVRIRVRADGSGVETQGVKMSMNPFDEIAVEEAVRLKEKGIVSEIIVMTIGAEASQDVLRTALAVGADRAIFVEVGSDIKPLAAANIIKKVVEKENPSLVITGKQAIDDDANQTGQMLAGLLGWGQGTFASKLVIENNSALVTREIDGGLMSVKLPLPAVITTDLRLNEPRYAALPNIMKARSKPLEKIAVSDLGVDASSKLTAVKYEEPKKRSGGVMVSSVEELVGKLKNEAKVI, translated from the coding sequence ATGAAAATATTAGTCCCAATAAAACGAGTGGTTGATTACAATGTGCGCATACGTGTTCGCGCTGATGGTAGCGGGGTGGAAACACAAGGCGTTAAAATGTCAATGAACCCTTTTGATGAAATAGCGGTTGAAGAGGCGGTGCGTCTTAAGGAAAAAGGTATCGTAAGCGAAATTATAGTGATGACCATAGGTGCGGAAGCATCTCAAGATGTGCTAAGAACCGCTCTTGCTGTTGGCGCTGACAGAGCTATTTTTGTAGAGGTTGGTAGCGACATTAAGCCACTTGCGGCGGCGAATATTATTAAGAAAGTCGTTGAGAAGGAAAATCCTAGTTTAGTAATTACTGGAAAACAGGCGATAGATGATGATGCTAACCAGACCGGACAGATGCTTGCCGGATTGCTTGGTTGGGGGCAGGGGACATTCGCTTCTAAGCTGGTTATAGAAAATAATTCCGCTTTGGTTACTAGAGAAATAGACGGCGGGCTTATGAGTGTGAAGCTACCTCTTCCAGCGGTAATAACCACTGATCTCAGGCTTAATGAGCCTAGATATGCCGCTCTTCCTAATATTATGAAAGCTCGCTCTAAACCACTTGAGAAAATTGCGGTATCTGACTTAGGAGTTGATGCTTCCTCAAAATTAACCGCCGTAAAATATGAGGAACCAAAAAAACGTTCCGGTGGTGTAATGGTTTCAAGCGTTGAAGAGCTGGTTGGTAAGCTTAAAAATGAGGCGAAAGTTATATGA